The genome window ACGACGAGAGATTGTCCGGCTTCGAGCATCTGTAAAACAAGATATAAGCTTCTTTCCAGATTTGAAGCGTCAACAACGGTGATAGTCAGCTTGGGTTTTGCCGTCATAAGGAATTCAGAGGCTACCTGTTCATCGATGGAAGCGGCTCCCAGACTGTAAATGCCAGGCAGGTCGACGAGTGTGAAATCCATCCCATCGTAGCTAAAGAACCCTTCCTTGCGTTCTACAGTGACTCCTGGCCAATTCCCTACATGCTGCTTTGATCCAGTTATTAAGTTAAAAAGACTTGTTTTCCCCGTATTGGGATTCCCCGCAAGTGCAAGCGTCGTGCTTCCCATCGTCTAATGGCACCCCCAGCAAGATCCACAATTTCCGCCACATTCACCGCAACCGGCTTTTTTCACTAAAATTGTTTCAGCTTCGTAAACACGCAGACTCAGCTCATAGCCCCGAAATGAAATGGATATAGGATCATTCAGAGGCGCTTTTCTTCGAATCATCAAGGGGGTTCCCGGAACTAACCCCATTTCGAGCACCTTCCGTTTCAGTTCGGCACTTCCTTCCACCTTAGAAACAACAGCAAGACTGCCAGCTGGCAATTCACTTAAGGGAAGTATTTCTGGTTTACTCAAATTCCCCACCTCTTTGTTTGATTAATAAAACTTAAAAAAGGAGCAAAAAAAAGGAGCATTGCTCCTAGCTTAGAAATAAATACCTAATGTCTGTTGCCCTTTACTTACACTTCTCTGACGAAAATGCGGTTTCCAACACCTTGTCCAAGGGCGAGACGAGTTTCTCCCACCTTCAATAAGAAGGGACCGCCTCCCGTACGGAGAACCGTAAATGTAGCGCCAGGCAGTAATCCCAATTCGGCCATTCTTTTTCTGAAAGACATTCCACCTGCCATGTTTTCAATACGCACCACCGCGCCTTCATGAACGAAATTAAGTGGCATCATCTCATTCATCCTCCTTCTTGCGTCGTACCCACACTGTAGCAGCTTCGCTGCGACGTAGAGCAATATTCATGCCTCGCGTTTCAAACTCTATAGGGTCTCCCAGGGGAGAAGACTTTACCATTTCTATTTCTGATCCAGGAACCAGCCCCATTTCAAGCAATCGCTTGCGGAGAGATCCTTCAGATGTAACTCTGTTGATAATACCCTTCATGCCGGGCTTGAGCGTGACAAGGGGACACGGAAGACGGGAAGGGTCATCCATTTCACTTTGCAGCTCTTTGAGCCATGTAGCACCTTCACGCTGCGCCCGGCAGAAGAAATCTGTTAAGGCCAGCAATCGGCCGTCGGTTTCGTCGTCCATTTCATGTTCCATAATGCATGCCAGATCCCATGCTTTATCTTTTCCAAAACCGAGCAGCTCGGTAAATAGAAAATAGAGATGGGTATGACGCCTATACACGCTTAAAGCACGCTCTCTTCCTGTTTCAGTAAGAGCTACGGCGCCATAAGGCTCATGGTCGAGCATGTCTGCTTCGACAAGCTTTTTCACAGCAGAAACAACAGTGCCTTTCGTTACCTTCAATCGTTCGGCAAGCTCTGTCACTGTGGCTTCATGCCCATGAATTTCAAGAGAAAAAATTACTTCAAGATAATCTTCTATTCGAGCGGAGACTATTTTGATCGCCCTCCCTGTTATTTCTAAAAAAGTTTATTCCATCAAACATTATTTGTCAAGGGAATCTTATTACTTTAGTAGTGTATCAGAAAAAGCGTCCTTTTTAGAAAATATCAACATAAAATTGTGATATTGACAATAATGTTGAATTCGGATACAGTGTCTTGTGAACGTGATAGATATAACTATCTGTCGAACCAATCGAAAGGGAGTGAACGTAGTGGTTAAGGTATTACTCGTATTAATCGCACTTGTGAATGGTCTTTATGCTTTTCGATTTGCTTCAGACTTTTTGAAGCATAGAAAAGAAGCATGGGCAGAGCCTGGAAACAATCTCTTTCTAGCTGTCTGGGGGGCAGTGGTGTTCTTTCTTTCTACTTTTGGCATTTCCGATTTTGCTCTTTCGACAATTTTGTATCGTGCAAAAAAATTCGTTAGTGATACGAAGTTGCCGGGAACCCTTAATACTCAGTGCGCTATACCTGTAGCTGTTATGGCTCTTGCATATATTTCGACAATTCGCGTTGACACAATAACTCTCGTATCGTGTATTGTCGCTCAAATGATTGGCGCCTATGTGGGGCCACGATTTGTTGTCAAACTTCCCGCTGGCACAATCAGAAAGTTTATGGGAGCTGGTCTTGTTGTAGCAGCTATGTTTATTCTTGCCGGTAAATTTAATCTTGTTCCTTCTGGTGGCGATGCCGTTGGACTTACTGGTTCCAAGTTGATAATCGCCGTTGTCCTTCTCTTCATTTATGGGGCTTTAAATAATGTAGGTATTGGTTCCTATGCTCCTACGATGGCTACTATTTACGCACTTGGAGTCAATCCTGCAGTAGCTTTCCCCATTATGATGGGAGCATGCACATTCTCAGTTCCTATGGGTGCTATGGAGTTTGTTCGCCTTGGACAGTACGGACGTAAAATTACGTTTTTCTCCAGCGTTTTCGGAATCATAGGAGTCTTGGCAGCAGTCTTTATTGTAAAAAGTCTCAATCTTTCCATGATCCAGTGGGTTGTTGCAGCAGTAGTTCTTTATTCTGGCGGAAGTATGTTGTACGAAGAATTATTTAAAGTTAAGAAACTGTGTGAAAGCGAAGCATAGGGGAGGGGTTTCGTATGTTATTGATTTCTCACGAGGATATTTTAAAAGTATTTACAATGCGTGATGCCATCGAGGCAGATAAACAGGCTTTCGTAACTCACTATAAAGGCATGAGTGATGTGCCTCTGCGAACAAATTTTTCGTTGAAAGATGGTCAGAGTCTTTTCATGTCTGCTTATGCTAAGGATATTAATGCCTGTGGGGTTAAGATTGTCTCTGTCTATCCTGAAAATAGTAAAAAAGGTTTACCGGCAGTTCCTGCAACTATGGTATTGCTTGATGGAGAGACAGGTCTTGTTTCAGCTATTATTGAAGGAACCACTCTTACCCAGATGAGAACAGGCGCTATTGCCGGTGCTGCTACAGAACTCCTTTCGAGAGAAGATTCTACTGTAGGTGCCTTGTTTGGAACAGGCGGACAGGCTGCTTCTCAATTGGAAGCTCTGTTAACAGTTCGTCCTTTAAAAGAAGTGAGGGTATTCGATATTGATATAGACCGCTCGCAGGCTTTTGTTGATGCTCAGAAGGCTTTATCCGAAAGATTCAATGCGAAGATCAGAGTTGCTAAATCTCCCGACGAAGCTGTTGAAGATGCTGATGTTATTACTGCTGTTACAACATCTAGGCACCCTGTTTTTGACGGTAAAAAGATAAAAGAAGGTGCCCATGTCAACGGTGTAGGTGCATATACGCCAGAAATGCAAGAACTCGATTCTGCTCTTATCGAGAGAGCCGATAAAATTTTTGTTGATAATAAAGAGGCTGTTTTGGCAGAAGCTGGAGATTTTATCATCCCAACGAGGGAAGGTAAATTTTCAGAAGACAGAATTCACGGAGAACTTGGTGCCCTTATAGAAAATGACGTGAAAGGGCGAGAAAGCAATAGCGAAATCACGCTCTTTAAAACTGTTGGTTTTGCAACACTTGATGTTGTAGCTGCCTATACAATTTATCAAAGGGCAAAAGAAGCCGGAGTTGGTCAAGAAATACGTTTGTAAAAAAGAAGCAGACTATGATAAGAAACGTATCGTGATAAAATGAAAGAGCGGAGAAATCCGCTCTTTTTTTGTTTAGTAGAGAGGATCGGTGTGTAATGAATAAAAAATGTCATCCCCTTTTAGTTCCATTCATTCCGCTAGTAAAAATGTTAGAACAGACTTTAGGTTCTGACTATGAAGTGGTTCTCCATGATGTATCAGAGGGTGAACACAAAATAATTGCCATAGCCCACGGGGAACTGACAGGACGAACAGCGGATTCTCCTCTTACTGACTTTGGTGAGTATCTGCTTGAAAGCAGCGACTATAATAACGTTGATTTTATTTCGAATTACCCCTCTCATGCCCCTGATGGACGTGCTATGCGTTCGAGTGTAAGTATTATTCGGGATGATAATACTAAAATAATAGGCTTTTTATGCATAAACTACGATATGACGCGGGCAAGAATGCTCAAAAGCCTTTTTGAAGAACTCACGTGTACAACAGCCTTGTCGTCGCCGAGCATTCAGTCTGAAACCTTTGTGCCTTCTTCTGAGTCTCTGCTTAAAGAAATGTTAGAAGAAACTCGGGCTCAACGTGGAGGAAGACCGTTACGATATACGACGAAGCAGGAAAAACTTGAAATTTTACAGTCTCTCGAAGAAAAGGGATTCTTTAGTCTTAAGGGCGCTGTGGAAACGCTCTGCAAAGAACTTGGGAAGAGCCGTTTTACCGTTTATGGTTATCTACGGGAGATTCGCAATAACAAATAAAAGCGGAACATTTCACCTCGTTTCGCTCTCAATACATTTACACTACAATTGGCTTTTTAAAGACTAAGGAGGAAGTTTCTTGAAAGGGCGAACATTACAAGAAGTATGGGAGCAGTGCCAAAATACATGTCCTTCCTGTGCTCATCTCTATAAACATATAGAAAATCAATATCATAGAGTTTTAGAGAATCTATTTGAACCCTTTGCTCTTTATCAGATTGTTTATGACGATGAGGGGATTCCTATAGATGCTAAATTCTTGCATGTTAATCCAGTATATGAAGAGTATTTTCGTTTCCCGAGAGAATATCTTATTGGCAAAACGTTTAAAGAGATATGGAGCGCCTCTGGAGATTGGCTAAAAAACATTCTTGATGCAGCTGTATCGAAGGAAACATGTTGCTGTGAGGGATTCAGCGAGGAGTGCTCCAGCCATATGAGGGGTATTGCCTTTCCCGTTTTGCCCGATAAGGTGGCCGTTCTTTTTTGGGATCTCTCTGATCTAAAAAAGTCGGAAAAAGCTCTTGCTTTTAGTAAAGATCGACTTCATCAATATCGTGAAGAACTAAGACAGCTTGTAATACAGCTTTCTCTTTCAGAGGCGTTAACCAGAAGAAAAATAGCTTCTGAAATTCACGATAAAATGGGCTATTCCTTTGTAAATCTCATTCAGCATTTTGAGAAGATGAAGCCGTTGCTTTCTTCAAAAGAAGCAGAAGATGAGTTGAATGCAGCTACTGTCCTTGTTGAAAATGTTCTTCACGAAATGAGAAATCTTACCTTCCAGATAAGCTCGCCAGTACTTTATGAAGTAGGATTAGGAGCAGCTTTGAAAGCATTAGGAGAGTCTATTTTTGAAAATCACAATATCCACTTTTCCTACGATGGAAAGCTTTCTGATCAGGGTATCGATGATAATGTATGTGTTCTTCTTTACCAGATGGTTAAAGAACTTTTCGTCAATGTTATAAAGCATGCAAAGGCTCAGAATGTAAGTGTATTACTTCGTAGAGGACGCGAAATGGTGCGTGTGATCGTAGAAGATGACGGCATTGGGTTTTCTCACCCATTTAGCAAGCACAGAAACGACCCCCATCATTTTGGCCTTTTCAGCATACGAGAGAGGTTGAAATATATTGGTGGGAGTATAGAAATTTATTCGGAGCCAGATAAAGGGAGCACCATATATATGACGGCTCCCATTTCTCTTCCAGAAAATACACAGTCGATATGGGACGTATAAAATGATAAATATTTTTCTTGTCGATGATCATAAAATTTTTCTTGATGGCCTCCAGGTTCTTATTTCCAATGAACCGGATATGCACGTTTTAGGAGTGGCCTATTCAGGGCCGCAAGCTCTTGAAATGTTAAAAAATATGGAGGCGCCGGATGTTATTGTTCTCGATATTGCCATGCCTGGTATGAAAGGTGTGGATTTAGCTCGAATTATTCTAAAAGAACGTCCGGCTACAAAAGTAATGGCTCTTTCAATGTATGCCAATAATTACATTATTTCTGAAATGATTAGTGTAGGGGTAAAGGGATATGTTTTAAAAGATTGCACTTCAAAAGATCTTCTTTTGGCTATTCGTGCAATTTCTTCTGGTGGAATGTTTTTCTGCGAGGAAGTCAGTAAGATAATTTCTAAGGATTACACACAGATCATGCAGCAGGGGCCTACTTCTTCAGAAGTAACTTTGACAGAGAGAGAGTTAGATGTTTTAAAGTTGCTTGTTGATGGAAAGAGTGTGAACGAAATCAGTCAAATTTTACACATAAGTAAAAATACAGTTAACTCTCATCGTACCAATATTATGGTGAAGTTGAATTGTGAAACGATAGTTGATCTCATTCGATACTCGATACGCAAGGGGTTTTTCGAATTCGACAAGTAAAAGCTATCCGATTTTTCATCTAGCATTTTCTGCTACTCCATAAATCGCATTTTTTGCTATCTATAAAACGTTGTTACTGCGATGTTAATACGATAACAAACCTCCTATTCTTATAAGCAAGTTTTGGAAACAGAATAGGAGGGACGTACTCTAATGCTGGAATTAGTCAGTAATATCTATGAAGTACGCAGTATTGCTTTTGGAGATAGTACCTTTTATAAAGAAGGGGTATTGTCAATTAACCGTGCAGAAGTCGAAGCTCTCATTCGAGAAGACGAAAATGTGGGAGAAATTACTCTTTCTTTGACCAAACCCGGAGATTCTGCACGAATAGTTCATGTTTGGGACGTTATTGAACCTAGAACAAAAGTAGATGGCCCGGGTGCGATATTCCCTGGTTGGCTCGATGCCCCCATTAGTTATGCCGAAGGAACAATGAACAGGATGCCTGGCGCTGCAGTCGTTACATGTACAGAGTATTCCCCTGATAGTGATGCTTATACAGTCCAATGTGAAAGTATCATCGATATGAGTGGTCCTGCCGCAGAAATTTGCCCATATTCTCAGACTAATAATTTAGTTATGGAAATATTACCTCGCGATAAGATGTCAATCCCTGAGCACAACAAAATGGTTACCAAGGCAGGTTTAAAGATTGCCAAATATCTTGCAGATGTCACAATTGGCCAGGTTCCTTCAAAAACCGAAACGTATGCCCTCGGTAAAAAAAATCCTAACCTACCTAATGTGGCTCTGTTACTTGTCGTTTCAGGTTCGACTGCTGCCCTTGATACGTATATCAACGGATTCAGCTGTGTTGGAATAATGCCCACCCTTATTCATCCCAATGAAATTTTGCAGGGGTCTCTTGTTGCAAGTACTGCCCTTGTCGCTTCAATTAAAAACTTTACATACGATTATCAGAATAATGCTCTTATTAATGAACTCTTCAAAGATAACGGAGTTAAACACAACTTCGTAGGTGTTGTTGTTGAGCGAGGCTATGCCTATGAATACGACGATAAAGTTCGCTTAAGTTCCCATGCAGCAAACCTTATACGCCACCTTGAAGCCGATGGAGTCATTATTACCAGTGAAGGTGGTGGCAATATATTGTTGGAAACCATGCTTGCATGTCGTGAGTGTGAGGAGAGAGGCATTAAAACAGCTATTGTTATGTCAGAGTTCTGTGGCCATCAAGGAACTGGTTCTCCCTTCGTAGACTCGGTTCCCGAAGCTGATTTGATCGTAAGCACGGGAAACACGGAAGAGCTTATGGAATTCCCCGAAATGGAAGTTGCATATGGCGGAAAAACATGGATAGCTACTGATGTCCCCAGTAATAAAGCAATTAAACGTAGTATTTACGACACTGTAGCAAGCGCTAACTCCATGTTGGGACATGCCAAACTCAAGGCCTACGACTATTAGTTTAAAAACAAATATTAACAATAAGGAGCTGTAAAATATGGCTGATCAGATAAAAGTTGTTTTCTATATGAACCAGTTTTTTGCTGGAATTGGCGGAGAAGAGAAGGCTGACCAGATTCCTATCGAACTTGAAGAATTGAAAGGACCTGCGTTAGCTTTATCGCAAGTTATAAAAGAGAGTAATGCTGAGGTAGTCAAGACAGTCGTATGCGGAGATAGCTTTTTTGGTGAGAATGAGGAGCAGGCAAAAAAAGAGCTTCTTGGCATGATAAAAGCGGCTTCTCCTGATATTTTCTTGGCTAGCCCTGCCTTTGGTTCTGGCAGGAATGGTGTTGCTACTGCGTCAATTTGTAGTGCTGTCACCCAAGAATTGGGAATTCCTGCCGTAACGGCTATGTATCCCGATAACCCTGGTTCGGAGCTTGTATATCCTGCCTATGCTTTGCCCACATCGAATAGAGCAGAAAAGATGATTAACGTTTTGGAGGATATGTGGAATTTCGCCTTAAAGGTGAAAGACGGTGAAGTGAGAGGGAGCGCTGCACGTGAAAATTACATTCCCCGTGGCGTAAGAAAAAATGAAGTTGATGAGTCTACTGCCGCAGAGAGGGTTCTTCCCCTTTTGCTTTCTAAGATTAAAGGAGAAGCTTATGTAACTGAGGTTGCTCTTCCCAAACATGACGCAGTTGAAGCTCCTAAGCCAGTGACCAACATGAAGAAAGCAACTTTGGCTCTGGTAACAGAAGGAAGTCTGGTTCCTTTCGGTAACCCTGATAAACTTGAATCCTGGTGGGGAGAACACTGGTACAAATATTCCATTGAAGGCTTGGATGATTTCGAGAAAGGAAAATACGAGACTATACATGCCGGTTTTGAAAATGCCAATATTGACGATGATCCAGACAGATTACTTCCCCTTGACGTGGCCCGTATAGCAGAGAAGGAAGGCCGCATTGGCAAACTATTTGACATTTATCTCACTACAACAGGTATGGAAACGGCTACGAGTTCCGCTAAAAGAATGGGCCGCGAGATGGCAGAATTTTTGAGATCTGAAGGTGTAGATGCAGCTATTGTAACTGGAACCTGAGGAACTGGTACGCGTTGTGGATCAACGCTTGCAAAAGAAATTGAGCGCGTAGGAATTCCTACAGTTATGATAACAGCCATGCCTGGGATCGCAGAAAGAATAGGCTGTCATAGAGTTGTAAAGGGTGTTGCCATAAATAACCCGACAGGAGATGCACGTCTTGCACGCGAAGAAGAACTTGTACAGAGAAAGAAGATTTTAGACGCATCTTTAGAGCTACTCGAAAAATAGGAGGCTTCAAAATGTCGACGGTATGTGGAATACCAAGCAGTATCTTTTGGATAATGCTTTTAGGAGGGCCTGGCGCGATTCTTTTCTCTTTAGTACTTATTAACTCTACATGGTGGAAAAAGCTTGTAAATAAGTATTATACGATTGACATGAAAGATTAACTTTCTGAAGGAGGTGACAAGAAATGGCAATTCAATGGCCTATTGTAGCTGCTGTTGCTTGCTTCCTTATGTTACTCGCAGGAGTAGGTGTTTTTGTAAAAAAGAAAGTAACGACAGATGAAGACTATCTTGTCGGAGGAAGAAGCGTAGGTCCTGTATTTACAGCAGTCTCTTTTTGTGTTGCCTACTATAGCACCGTTGCCGTTATTGGATGCCCTGCAATGTACTATCTTTACGGAATGGGGTACGCCTCGCTTGAACTTTTAGCAAATACATGGATTGTTGGAATCTTGTTATTTGTTGTTTTAGGACTCCGGATGAGAGTTGTTTCAGAAAGGGCCAACGTAGTGTCTCTCCCTGGGTTTCTGGCTGTTCGTTTTGAATCTGAGACATTACGTTTAGTGAGTGCGTGTATTATCGCCATTTTTGTAATTCCATATGGAGTAGCTGTTTTGAAAGGTATAGGAGATGCTCTAAAAATTCTTGCGGGTATTCCTTATCTTTTGACAGTTGTAGTTATATGTATAACGGCTTTGATTTATATGGTGACAAGTGGATATTGGGGGGTTGTTTGGACAGACCTCATCCAAGGAAGCGTTATAATGGCTGCTTTGCTTTGCACAATTCCACTTGTTTTTAAAAGCTTAGGTGGAGTTGGTCAGGCTTTAGAAGTAGCCAAAACGATTGATCCTGACTTATTGGGTATACCCGGACCTTTGCCGTGGGGACTTCTTTTCAGTTACTCTTTTGTATGGGGGCTTGTTGCTTTTGGGCAACCCCAATTAGTAACGAAATTTATTGCCCTGAAAGATGCAAAATCTGTAGGTATGACGATTTTTATTAGTACTGTATGGATGTCGCTCTTTTTGATTGCAGCTACGGTAATAGGGTTTGGAGGCCGTTTAATATTTGGAGATCAATTTATTAATAATCCTGACTTGGTCAGCCCTTCCGTTGCTAAGTTGGGGCCCAAATTTATCGTAATGCTCTTCAGTTGTGGAGTTGTAGCAGCAGGGCTAACGTCGTTAGCAGCTCTTGTTTTGACTTCTGCTACGGCAATTTCCAGAGATTTTTATGAAGATGGTTGGCTTCGCAGACAAAAGAATGCATCTTCTCGTAAGATTAATTCGGTAAAAGTGCACAGACTTTCTGTAGGAGCGATTATTATTATCACTCTTCTTTTATCCATCCGTCCATGGTCTTTTGTCTGGCAGCTATCTGTAGCTGGAGCAGGGAGTATGGCCGCTGCCTTCACAGCTCCGTTGCTTATAGGAATATATTGGAAAAGGGCAACAAAAGAAGGGTGCCTAGCTTCAATCCTTGGCGGAACAATAGTTACAACTCTTTGGTATCTTTTGAAACTCGAGTATTTCCATCCATATATACCAGGAATGATTGTTTCTATAGTTCTTTTCATCGTAGTTTCTCTTATGACAACACCGCCATCAGAGGCAACGATAAAGAAGATGTTCCCTTTTAAGGCTTAACGTTTAACGATGATGAAAAAAGAGAGACGTATCTGTTTTTAATACGTCTCTCTTTACCTTTCTTAGCTATTCAGCTATCTTGCTCAGTGCTTTTGTTGTGTTTCTTTTATCGACCTTGAATTTTGCCATAGTGGCCTTCAAACGCTCAGCCCCTTCTGAAAGGCCTTGAGATTCTGTAGCTACTTGTTCTCCAGCCTTGGCAGTCTCTTCAGATGACTGGCGAATCGCTTCTACCGACTGCACAATCTGAACAGTGGATTGCGTAACCTGGTCAATCCCCGCAGCCATTTCTTCAGAGGATGCCGCCTGTTCCTGGGCTGTTGCCGCAATGCTTTGCATAATATCGTTAACCTGAGCGATTTCCCTCATGGCTTCCTGAAGCTGGGCTTTTGCCTTTTCAGATCGTGTAATGGTCTGTTCCACAACGCCATCGACTTTTCCCATGGAAGTGAGAGCATTCTTTGTTTGAGATTGCAAGTTGCTGATAAGTGTTTCAACTTCTCCCGCCGCTTTACTGGATTCTTCAGCCAGTTTTCGAACCTCTTCAGCGACCACGGCAAATCCGCGACCGGCATCTCCAGCTCTGGCTGCTTCAATGGCAGCATTGAGGGCAAGCAGGTTCGTCTGATCAGCGATTGTTTGGATAGTAGTGACAAATCGAGTAATTGTTTCAACCGCTTCTGAGACGGCGTTCATACTTGCAGCGGTTTCCTTTGATTGAAGTCCGATATTGCGTATCTCTTCAACGGCTATATTGACTTCCTGCGTTGCTTGTTCACTTCTCTGTGTTGTCCGAGCAGTGGCTTCGGCACCTTCTGTCGCAGATTTAGCCGCACTGGAAGCGCTGGAGCTGACTTCCTCAACACCTGCATTTGTTTCTTCTACAGCTGCACTGGTTGTCTCTGATAGGGTAGCAACCTGATCGACAGAAGCCTTGACTTCTTCCATGGACGCCACAGACTCTTCTGAAAGAGCGGCAAGAGCTTCTGCGCTTGATCCAAAGTTTTCCGCTTCTTCTTGAAGATTCTCAACCATGGCCGTTAAATTGCTTTGAAGGCTTGCCATGGAGTGGAGCATTTCGGCGATCTCGTCTTTGGATTTCGTCATGTAGCGTTCCAGCCATATAAGGGATGTGTCTTTCGTAAAGTCAAGGTTACCGAACTGTTGTAGCATTTTAGATACGCCGTTGATTGGCCTGACGATGGAACGGGTAATCCATAGAATGATAACGGCCAATAAGAGCATTCCGATTGCAGCTGCAATAATCATATTGCGAACCATAACGATAGCTGCTTTTTGTACGTGAGACATGGGAACGAGAATATTGAGGCTCCAAGCTGTAGTGGAAGCACCAAACTTGATGGGAGAGTAAATCTTATAGGCTTCTTCTCCAAGTGCCGCGGAGTGCCCAACTGTCGCCATGAATTGTCCCTTTTTTATACTCTCTGCTATAGATCCCATATTTTCAAGGTCATTACGCATTGCCATATTTTTA of Aminobacterium sp. MB27-C1 contains these proteins:
- a CDS encoding methyl-accepting chemotaxis protein — its product is MKLKLQGKILLLTLGTVTLIFASLISFIAFKVHQATLDGTKSLVEETAQSAAYAISAEIDEGLITTEALAKIISGMDRQSPNARQNLLKMIECVLEETPLAFTTWVAFEPNAFDGMDAMYIERDGFHETGRFMATLVKRGNQVQRSYDMTESMLSTEGNGDFYLLPKRSGKSEIMNPYYYNYTGQKNDEEFITSLATPIFIDGRVAGVVGMDIDLAAVQNIVKNLKIVGNGVASLYANDGTTVYHKDANLIGKNMAMRNDLENMGSIAESIKKGQFMATVGHSAALGEEAYKIYSPIKFGASTTAWSLNILVPMSHVQKAAIVMVRNMIIAAAIGMLLLAVIILWITRSIVRPINGVSKMLQQFGNLDFTKDTSLIWLERYMTKSKDEIAEMLHSMASLQSNLTAMVENLQEEAENFGSSAEALAALSEESVASMEEVKASVDQVATLSETTSAAVEETNAGVEEVSSSASSAAKSATEGAEATARTTQRSEQATQEVNIAVEEIRNIGLQSKETAASMNAVSEAVETITRFVTTIQTIADQTNLLALNAAIEAARAGDAGRGFAVVAEEVRKLAEESSKAAGEVETLISNLQSQTKNALTSMGKVDGVVEQTITRSEKAKAQLQEAMREIAQVNDIMQSIAATAQEQAASSEEMAAGIDQVTQSTVQIVQSVEAIRQSSEETAKAGEQVATESQGLSEGAERLKATMAKFKVDKRNTTKALSKIAE